A genomic region of Friedmanniella luteola contains the following coding sequences:
- a CDS encoding putative bifunctional diguanylate cyclase/phosphodiesterase, which produces MADRSGAALAVRGGARRPYGWLVFLGGGLLLVTLHQLVPAGAARDVIYVGVGVLGTVGVLVGIRLHQPQRRRAWFALAASQLAWVLADLVGTVQDAVAPTDAFPTAADVLYLAGYPLLGLCLFLLTKGRRPRRDVEGALDSLTVAVGLYLLCWVLLARPTLDESADSWLAAAVAAAYPLLDITIIAMLVALIITPGTHTAALRMIVIAIGLVIIADTAATALGLLSLGSTGPIDFIWLLSYLLIGAAALHPSMRTLSAVAPPGRPVFSRRRQISTAAAVLVAPGTLAVQHLLDVPPDIWAVVIASVVMFLLVVARMNVAIHQIGTADRRRDEAQAELAHQAAHDSLTGLPNRAQSLELLEGTLSRAQRSGAMIGLLFVDLDGFKAVNDTFGHSAGDDVLRTVGRRMQTVVRGGDVVGRLGGDEFVVLLEPVVDEESAVAVGERLIAEVSAPIRLSNGEDVTVGASVGVAISQDARTDADALLVEADTAAYRAKNRGRGRTEVFDAGLRRELQTRVDLEKGLRSALWQNQLQLRFQPVMDLTTRRPLGWEAVLHWSRPGVGVVAVPDFRPVAETTDLIFDLDAWALRRAALQIAEWEAAGFGGVRLSVRVSVRHLGRSRVLDDVRTALQASGTPAQQLMVQVSDLQLVDDPVVLDNLAQLRAGGTGISLDDFGAGHSSVRRLARLPIDAVKLDGTLLDHSSKAAEGLLELMVRGVQNFGLMTAVKGVRTEEDVDLLRRLGCGLGQGELFGGLVTDSEVLRQLAEAAVHS; this is translated from the coding sequence ATGGCTGACCGCAGCGGCGCCGCCCTCGCCGTCCGGGGTGGAGCCCGTCGGCCGTACGGCTGGCTGGTCTTCCTGGGCGGCGGGCTGCTGCTCGTCACCCTGCACCAGCTGGTGCCCGCCGGGGCCGCCCGGGACGTGATCTACGTCGGGGTCGGCGTGCTGGGGACGGTGGGCGTCCTGGTGGGGATCCGGCTGCACCAGCCGCAGCGGCGTCGGGCCTGGTTCGCGCTGGCCGCCAGCCAGCTGGCCTGGGTGCTGGCCGACCTGGTGGGGACCGTCCAGGACGCCGTCGCGCCCACCGACGCCTTCCCGACCGCGGCCGACGTGCTGTACCTGGCCGGCTACCCCCTGCTCGGACTCTGCCTGTTCCTGCTCACCAAGGGCCGTCGGCCGCGACGGGACGTCGAGGGCGCGCTGGACAGCCTCACCGTCGCGGTCGGCCTCTACCTGCTGTGCTGGGTGCTGCTGGCCCGGCCGACCCTGGACGAGTCCGCCGACTCGTGGCTGGCCGCGGCGGTGGCCGCCGCCTACCCGCTGCTCGACATCACGATCATCGCCATGCTGGTGGCCCTGATCATCACCCCCGGCACGCACACGGCGGCGCTGCGGATGATCGTCATCGCGATCGGGCTGGTGATCATCGCCGACACGGCGGCGACCGCCCTGGGGCTGCTGTCCCTCGGCAGCACCGGCCCCATCGACTTCATCTGGCTGCTGTCCTACCTGCTCATCGGGGCGGCCGCGCTGCACCCCTCGATGCGGACGCTCTCCGCCGTCGCACCGCCCGGTCGACCGGTGTTCAGCCGGCGCCGGCAGATCTCGACCGCCGCCGCCGTGCTGGTCGCCCCGGGCACGCTCGCCGTCCAGCACCTGCTGGACGTGCCGCCGGACATCTGGGCGGTGGTGATCGCGTCGGTGGTGATGTTCCTGCTGGTGGTGGCGCGGATGAACGTGGCGATCCACCAGATCGGCACCGCCGACCGCCGGCGGGACGAGGCGCAGGCCGAGCTGGCGCACCAGGCAGCCCACGACTCGCTCACCGGGCTGCCCAACCGGGCGCAGAGCCTCGAGCTGCTCGAGGGCACGCTGAGCCGCGCCCAGCGCAGCGGCGCGATGATCGGCCTGCTGTTCGTCGACCTCGACGGCTTCAAGGCGGTCAACGACACCTTCGGCCACAGCGCCGGGGACGACGTGCTGCGGACCGTGGGACGGCGGATGCAGACGGTGGTCCGCGGCGGAGACGTGGTCGGTCGGCTGGGCGGCGACGAGTTCGTCGTGCTGCTGGAGCCGGTCGTCGACGAGGAGTCCGCGGTCGCGGTGGGCGAGCGGCTCATCGCGGAGGTGTCGGCCCCGATCCGGCTGAGCAACGGCGAGGACGTCACCGTCGGGGCCAGCGTCGGCGTGGCGATCAGCCAGGACGCCCGCACCGACGCGGACGCGCTGCTCGTCGAGGCCGACACGGCCGCCTACCGGGCCAAGAACCGCGGACGCGGCCGTACCGAGGTCTTCGACGCGGGCCTGCGCCGCGAGCTCCAGACCCGGGTCGACCTGGAGAAGGGTCTCCGGTCGGCGCTGTGGCAGAACCAGCTCCAGCTGCGCTTCCAGCCGGTGATGGACCTGACGACCCGCCGCCCGCTCGGCTGGGAGGCCGTCCTGCACTGGAGCCGACCCGGCGTGGGCGTCGTGGCGGTGCCCGACTTCCGGCCCGTGGCCGAGACCACCGACCTGATCTTCGACCTCGACGCCTGGGCCCTGCGCCGGGCCGCCCTGCAGATCGCCGAGTGGGAGGCCGCCGGTTTCGGCGGGGTCCGGCTGAGCGTCCGGGTCTCGGTGCGGCACCTGGGCCGCTCCCGGGTCCTCGACGACGTCCGGACCGCCCTGCAGGCCTCCGGCACGCCGGCCCAGCAGCTGATGGTGCAGGTCAGCGACCTGCAGCTGGTGGACGACCCCGTCGTGCTGGACAACCTCGCCCAGCTGCGGGCCGGCGGGACCGGCATCAGCCTGGACGACTTCGGCGCCGGCCACAGCTCGGTCCGGCGGCTCGCCCGGCTGCCGATCGACGCCGTCAAGCTCGACGGCACGCTGCTCGACCACAGCTCCAAGGCGGCCGAGGGGCTGCTCGAGCTGATGGTGCGCGGCGTCCAGAACTTCGGCCTGATGACGGCGGTCAAGGGCGTCCGCACGGAGGAGGACGTCGACCTCCTGCGCCGTCTCGGCTGCGGGCTCGGCCAGGGAGAGCTGTTCGGCGGCCTGGTGACCGACAGCGAGGTCCTCCGGCAGCTCGCCGAGGCGGCCGTCCACAGCTGA
- a CDS encoding sensor domain-containing phosphodiesterase, with the protein MADPTAGARPRRPVPGPAYRLAALAARSLGFGDATFALVDGPVQGVMASTRPRSDADGLAAAQLSEVVAATGKPVVVGDLAASRDPAARGANGAFVGVPLLDGSQSVVGVLYLTDIVPRAIRAADVELLTDFAAVAADQLDLTRRANNLQGPSERGSAALVRAIGHGEIVPWYQPIVELRTGRMTGLEALARWEHPSGALDDPGVFIPLAERTNLIVDLDRAVMRRAFLDVSRWRTRHPGLRVSVNLSGRHLDQEDWVDQVRRAAATAELDPSAVTLELTETVRPSGPGLTADTVEEARDVGFQVWFDDFGTGWASLQELVTYPLDGIKIDRSFAAQLGRHVDNTVVRAMSTAAAELGLKVTMEGVETREQAVIARELGCDYGQGYLWSRPLPAARLEALLVTEDGELPVLG; encoded by the coding sequence ATGGCTGACCCGACCGCCGGCGCCCGCCCTCGTCGCCCGGTCCCCGGGCCCGCCTACCGCCTCGCCGCCCTGGCCGCCCGCTCCCTCGGCTTCGGTGACGCGACCTTCGCCCTCGTCGACGGCCCCGTCCAGGGCGTGATGGCCTCCACCCGGCCCCGCTCCGACGCCGACGGGCTGGCCGCCGCCCAGCTGAGCGAGGTCGTCGCGGCGACCGGGAAGCCGGTCGTCGTCGGGGACCTCGCCGCCTCGCGGGACCCGGCCGCGAGGGGCGCCAACGGCGCCTTCGTCGGGGTGCCGCTGCTGGACGGCAGCCAGTCCGTGGTCGGGGTCCTGTACCTCACCGACATCGTGCCGCGGGCCATCCGGGCCGCCGACGTCGAGCTGCTGACCGACTTCGCCGCGGTGGCGGCCGACCAGCTGGACCTGACCCGGCGGGCCAACAACCTGCAGGGCCCGAGCGAGCGCGGCTCCGCAGCCCTGGTGCGGGCCATCGGGCACGGCGAGATCGTCCCCTGGTACCAGCCGATCGTCGAGCTGCGGACCGGCCGGATGACCGGCCTCGAGGCGCTGGCCCGGTGGGAGCACCCCTCGGGCGCCCTGGACGACCCGGGGGTCTTCATCCCGCTGGCCGAGCGGACCAACCTGATCGTCGACCTGGACCGCGCGGTCATGCGGCGGGCGTTCCTGGACGTCAGCCGCTGGCGGACCCGGCACCCCGGCCTGCGGGTGAGCGTCAACCTCTCGGGTCGCCACCTCGACCAGGAGGACTGGGTCGACCAGGTCCGGCGGGCCGCGGCGACCGCGGAGCTCGACCCGTCCGCGGTCACGCTGGAGCTGACCGAGACCGTCCGGCCGAGCGGCCCGGGCCTGACCGCCGACACCGTCGAGGAGGCCCGCGACGTCGGCTTCCAGGTCTGGTTCGACGACTTCGGGACCGGCTGGGCCTCGCTGCAGGAACTCGTCACCTACCCGCTGGACGGCATCAAGATCGACCGCTCCTTCGCCGCCCAGCTGGGCCGGCACGTCGACAACACCGTCGTCCGGGCGATGAGCACGGCCGCGGCCGAGCTGGGGCTGAAGGTCACCATGGAGGGCGTCGAGACCCGCGAGCAGGCGGTCATCGCCCGCGAGCTGGGCTGCGACTACGGCCAGGGCTACCTGTGGTCCCGCCCGTTGCCGGCCGCGCGGCTCGAGGCCCTGCTGGTCACCGAGGACGGCGAGCTGCCGGTCCTGGGCTGA
- a CDS encoding Rv2578c family radical SAM protein, producing the protein MRDHGGVSNVCSNIGVRWDGQRLAAEDSAASAGALPGLGRLADLVRTVQTPEFAGITFHEVLARSALNKVPSTSAAPFSWTVNPYRGCSHACVYCFARNTHTYLGLDSGGDFDSQIVVKTNVAEVLARELRRPSWGREPVALGTNTDPYQRAEGRYRLMPGIIAALAGSGTPVSILTKGTLARRDLPLLAAAAAEVPVNLGVSIALADERLHALLEPGAPSVRARLDLVRAITSAGLPCQVLVAPVLPMITDSDDDLDAILADIAEAGGTSATVMALHLRPGSREWFLQHLGEHRPDLVDAYAELYRGGSYVLRSYAEDLARRAKVIIARHGLDRPAWLRARPASARVAAAPAVDEPPTLF; encoded by the coding sequence ATGCGCGACCACGGCGGCGTGTCGAACGTGTGTTCTAATATTGGTGTGCGATGGGACGGGCAGCGACTCGCGGCCGAGGACTCCGCGGCGTCCGCGGGCGCCCTGCCGGGGCTGGGCCGTCTGGCCGACCTGGTCCGGACCGTGCAGACGCCCGAGTTCGCCGGCATCACCTTCCACGAGGTGCTGGCCCGCTCGGCGCTCAACAAGGTGCCGAGCACGTCGGCGGCGCCCTTCAGCTGGACCGTCAACCCCTACCGGGGGTGCAGCCACGCCTGCGTCTACTGCTTCGCCCGGAACACGCACACCTACCTGGGCCTGGACAGCGGCGGCGACTTCGACTCCCAGATCGTCGTCAAGACCAACGTCGCCGAGGTGCTGGCCCGGGAGCTGCGCCGACCCTCGTGGGGACGCGAGCCCGTCGCGCTGGGCACCAACACCGACCCGTACCAGCGGGCCGAGGGTCGCTACCGGCTGATGCCCGGCATCATCGCCGCCCTGGCCGGCTCGGGCACGCCGGTCTCGATCCTCACCAAGGGGACGCTCGCGCGCCGCGACCTGCCCCTGCTGGCCGCGGCTGCCGCGGAGGTGCCGGTGAACCTGGGGGTGTCGATCGCCCTGGCCGACGAGCGCCTGCACGCCCTGCTCGAGCCCGGGGCGCCCAGCGTCCGGGCCCGGTTGGACCTGGTCCGGGCGATCACGTCGGCCGGCCTGCCCTGCCAGGTGCTGGTCGCGCCGGTGCTGCCGATGATCACCGACTCCGACGACGACCTGGACGCGATCCTCGCCGACATCGCCGAGGCGGGTGGGACCAGCGCCACCGTGATGGCCCTGCACCTGCGGCCGGGCAGCCGGGAGTGGTTCCTGCAGCACCTCGGTGAGCACCGGCCGGACCTCGTCGACGCCTACGCCGAGCTGTACCGCGGCGGCTCCTACGTGCTGCGCTCCTACGCCGAGGACCTGGCCCGGCGCGCGAAGGTGATCATCGCCCGGCACGGCCTGGACCGCCCGGCCTGGCTGCGCGCCCGCCCCGCCTCGGCCCGCGTCGCCGCCGCACCGGCGGTCGACGAGCCCCCGACGCTGTTCTGA
- a CDS encoding TetR/AcrR family transcriptional regulator — MGRWQPDARGRLQLAALELYGEQGFEQTTVADIAERAGVTERTFFRHFADKREVLFDGASELERRAVEAILVAPPSCPPVEAVGAGMAAAAAPLDEVRDYSRLRAAAIAGHASLQERELLKLAALTAAATAALHERGVPEPAATLAAEVGVAAFKVGFGWWIADDATDTLTACIRSALDQLRALTSQPATRAAADR, encoded by the coding sequence ATGGGTCGATGGCAGCCGGACGCGCGCGGGCGCCTGCAGCTGGCGGCGCTCGAGCTCTACGGCGAGCAGGGCTTCGAGCAGACGACCGTCGCCGACATCGCCGAGCGCGCCGGCGTCACCGAGCGGACGTTCTTCCGCCACTTCGCCGACAAGCGCGAGGTGCTCTTCGACGGGGCGTCGGAGCTGGAGCGGCGGGCCGTCGAGGCGATCCTCGTCGCGCCTCCGTCCTGCCCTCCGGTGGAGGCGGTCGGCGCCGGGATGGCCGCCGCCGCCGCCCCGCTCGACGAGGTGCGCGACTACTCCCGACTGCGGGCCGCCGCCATCGCCGGCCACGCGAGCCTGCAGGAGCGCGAGCTGCTGAAGCTGGCCGCGCTCACCGCCGCCGCGACGGCCGCCCTGCACGAGCGCGGGGTGCCCGAGCCGGCCGCCACCCTCGCGGCCGAGGTGGGGGTCGCGGCGTTCAAGGTCGGCTTCGGCTGGTGGATCGCCGACGACGCGACCGACACGCTCACCGCCTGCATCCGGAGCGCCCTCGACCAGCTCCGCGCGCTCACCTCGCAGCCGGCCACCCGGGCGGCGGCGGACCGATGA
- a CDS encoding SDR family oxidoreductase: MRVFVTGASGWIGSAVVPELVAAGHQVVGLARSDQSAASVTASGAEVLRGSLDDLDSLAKGAAEADGVIHLAFNHDFSDYAGAGRTERAALETLASTLEGSGRPLLFAAGTAIVGPGRAITEHDAAPGGPDSPRGGGEQLALGYAERGVRTVSLRFAPTVHGAGDHGFVATLAGVARRTGVAGYVGDGGNRWSAVHVRDAARLVALALEQAPGGTVVHAVAEEGVQARAIAEALGRGLGLPTRSIPPEEAAEHFGWIGMFFGLDIPASSAITRAALGWTPTHPTLLADLEAGHYTR, from the coding sequence ATGCGCGTCTTCGTCACCGGAGCCTCGGGCTGGATCGGCTCGGCCGTCGTGCCGGAGCTGGTCGCGGCCGGTCACCAGGTCGTCGGCCTGGCCCGCTCGGACCAGTCCGCGGCGTCCGTCACCGCCTCGGGCGCCGAGGTCCTGCGCGGCAGCCTCGACGACCTCGACAGCCTCGCCAAGGGCGCGGCGGAGGCCGACGGCGTCATCCACCTCGCCTTCAACCACGACTTCTCCGACTACGCCGGGGCCGGCCGGACCGAGCGCGCCGCGCTCGAGACGCTGGCCTCGACGCTGGAGGGCTCGGGCCGGCCGCTGCTGTTCGCCGCCGGGACGGCGATCGTGGGTCCCGGACGGGCCATCACCGAGCACGACGCGGCACCCGGGGGTCCGGACAGCCCTCGGGGTGGTGGCGAGCAGCTGGCGCTCGGGTACGCCGAGCGCGGCGTCCGGACGGTCAGCCTGCGGTTCGCGCCCACCGTCCACGGGGCGGGGGACCACGGCTTCGTCGCGACCCTGGCCGGGGTGGCCCGCCGCACCGGCGTGGCCGGCTACGTCGGCGACGGCGGCAACCGCTGGTCCGCGGTGCACGTCCGGGACGCGGCGCGCCTGGTCGCGCTGGCGCTCGAGCAGGCGCCGGGCGGCACCGTCGTGCACGCCGTCGCGGAGGAGGGTGTCCAGGCCCGGGCGATCGCCGAGGCCCTCGGCCGCGGTCTGGGTCTGCCGACCCGATCGATCCCGCCGGAGGAGGCGGCCGAGCACTTCGGCTGGATCGGGATGTTCTTCGGCCTGGACATCCCCGCCTCGAGCGCGATCACGCGGGCGGCGCTGGGCTGGACGCCCACGCACCCGACCCTGCTCGCCGACCTCGAGGCGGGGCACTACACCCGCTGA
- a CDS encoding ABC transporter substrate-binding protein — protein sequence MYRSMARVALRRPLAALVPLLLLVAMAGCSAADAEPVEPAASGSGAFPVTLEHQFGSTTIPAAPQRVVTVGFNEQDYALAFGVEPVGVREFLGYDAPDRPWAPDGVRGQDIPTLGSQDLEFEKIASLAPDLILGINSYIDQADYDKLAAIAPTVAQSGDVPLGATTWQDQTLTTGKALGRDADARALVERTQTAFTDAVAANPGFAGKSAAFALGSSDSGTFSLGADDYRTGWLAELGFTVPATSTEVSFERLDVLDADVLLVEGFEQKALDNKLFAALPVVEEGRLVQLGAFDQDFAAALGFNSPLSIPFLLDVAVPRLAAATDGDTSTTPEPYTG from the coding sequence ATGTACCGATCGATGGCTCGTGTGGCCCTGCGACGACCGCTCGCCGCGCTCGTCCCCCTGCTGCTCCTCGTCGCGATGGCCGGCTGCTCGGCCGCTGACGCCGAACCGGTGGAACCGGCCGCCTCGGGGTCGGGTGCCTTCCCGGTCACCCTCGAGCACCAGTTCGGCAGCACCACCATCCCGGCCGCCCCGCAGCGGGTGGTGACCGTGGGCTTCAACGAGCAGGACTACGCGCTGGCCTTCGGCGTCGAGCCCGTCGGCGTCCGCGAGTTCCTCGGCTACGACGCGCCGGACCGGCCCTGGGCCCCCGACGGCGTCCGCGGCCAGGACATCCCGACCCTCGGCTCCCAGGACCTGGAGTTCGAGAAGATCGCCAGCCTCGCCCCCGACCTCATCCTGGGCATCAACAGCTACATCGACCAGGCCGACTACGACAAGCTCGCCGCCATCGCCCCCACCGTCGCCCAGTCCGGCGACGTCCCCCTCGGCGCCACCACCTGGCAGGACCAGACGCTGACCACCGGCAAGGCCCTCGGCCGGGACGCCGACGCCCGGGCCCTCGTCGAGCGCACCCAGACCGCGTTCACCGACGCCGTCGCGGCGAACCCGGGCTTCGCCGGGAAGTCGGCGGCCTTCGCCCTCGGCTCGTCCGACAGCGGCACCTTCAGCCTCGGCGCCGACGACTACCGCACCGGATGGCTGGCCGAGCTCGGCTTCACCGTCCCCGCGACGAGCACCGAGGTCAGCTTCGAGCGGCTCGACGTCCTCGACGCCGACGTCCTGCTGGTCGAGGGCTTCGAGCAGAAGGCCCTCGACAACAAGCTGTTCGCCGCGCTGCCGGTCGTGGAGGAGGGCCGGCTGGTCCAGCTGGGCGCCTTCGACCAGGACTTCGCGGCCGCCCTCGGCTTCAACTCCCCGCTGAGCATCCCGTTCCTGCTCGACGTCGCCGTTCCGCGGCTGGCCGCCGCCACCGACGGCGACACCAGCACCACCCCCGAGCCCTACACGGGCTGA
- a CDS encoding FAD-dependent oxidoreductase gives MTTVDDPGRERSDVAGAIVWISADLDLRDRVAAVLGRRYGADYALVAAADGPAAERELAATGHDVALVLAGLGEADTDGLAELDRLAAGHPHAVRATVVRWGDFEAAETVFAAIAVGRLEGWVFRPRSAGDEQFHLAVTELLDQRAGRREAAGEAVQVVGEPHAARSHELRDMFARNRVPTRFYPADQPDGQTLLATLGLTEPELPVVVLRFRPGQPVLTNPDAVEIAAAFGLLEPVAELGVFDVAVVGAGPAGLSAGVYASSEGLRTVVVEPLAMGGQAGTSSLIRNYLGFPRGISGSRLAAHAYEQAWSFGTTFLWSRHVTGITADEDQRVLHLSDGAELRSRAVVVASGAEWRRLDVPALDPLLGHGVFYGAPVTEALGVAGKDVYILGGGNSAGQAAVFLSRFARSVTVVIRKDSLASSMSDYLIREIDALPTVAVHPRVQVVDARGEQTLEALVLEDVRSHERTEVHADALFVMIGSVPHTDFLGADVARDRWGFVLTGPDAAVDGHVPLLFESSLPGVFAAGDVLHGSVKRVASAVGAGATVVSMVHQYLQALDQPS, from the coding sequence GTGACGACGGTAGACGATCCTGGCCGGGAGCGCTCCGACGTTGCGGGTGCCATCGTCTGGATCAGCGCCGACCTCGATCTGCGGGACCGCGTCGCCGCCGTGCTGGGCCGTCGCTACGGCGCCGACTACGCGCTGGTCGCCGCCGCCGACGGACCCGCGGCCGAGCGCGAGCTGGCCGCGACGGGCCACGACGTCGCGCTGGTGCTGGCCGGGCTCGGCGAGGCCGACACCGACGGGCTCGCCGAGCTCGACCGGCTCGCGGCCGGCCACCCCCACGCGGTCCGGGCCACGGTCGTGCGGTGGGGCGACTTCGAGGCCGCGGAGACGGTCTTCGCGGCGATCGCGGTCGGCCGGCTCGAGGGCTGGGTCTTCCGCCCGCGCAGTGCGGGCGACGAGCAGTTCCACCTCGCCGTCACCGAGCTGCTGGACCAGCGGGCCGGGCGGCGGGAGGCCGCCGGCGAGGCCGTCCAGGTGGTCGGCGAGCCGCACGCCGCCCGGTCGCACGAGCTGCGGGACATGTTCGCCCGCAACCGCGTCCCCACCCGCTTCTACCCCGCCGACCAGCCCGACGGCCAGACCTTGCTGGCGACGCTCGGCCTGACCGAGCCCGAGCTGCCCGTCGTCGTGCTGCGGTTCCGGCCGGGGCAGCCGGTGCTGACCAACCCGGACGCGGTCGAGATCGCCGCGGCGTTCGGGCTGCTCGAACCGGTCGCCGAGCTCGGGGTGTTCGACGTGGCGGTGGTGGGCGCGGGACCGGCCGGGCTGAGCGCCGGCGTCTACGCCTCGTCGGAGGGGCTGCGGACGGTGGTCGTCGAGCCGCTGGCCATGGGCGGCCAGGCGGGCACCAGCTCGCTCATCCGCAACTACCTCGGCTTCCCGCGCGGGATCAGCGGCTCCCGGCTGGCCGCGCACGCCTACGAGCAGGCCTGGTCGTTCGGCACCACCTTCCTGTGGTCCCGCCACGTCACCGGCATCACCGCGGACGAGGACCAGCGCGTGCTGCACCTCTCCGACGGCGCCGAGCTGCGGAGCCGGGCGGTGGTCGTCGCCTCCGGGGCCGAGTGGCGGCGGCTGGACGTGCCGGCCCTCGACCCGCTGCTGGGCCACGGCGTGTTCTACGGCGCCCCGGTCACCGAGGCCCTCGGCGTCGCCGGGAAGGACGTCTACATCCTCGGCGGCGGGAACTCCGCCGGCCAGGCGGCGGTCTTCCTGTCCCGGTTCGCCCGCTCGGTGACGGTCGTCATCCGCAAGGACAGCCTCGCCAGCTCGATGTCGGACTACCTGATCCGCGAGATCGACGCGTTGCCCACCGTCGCGGTCCACCCCCGCGTGCAGGTCGTGGACGCGCGCGGCGAGCAGACGCTCGAGGCGCTGGTGCTGGAGGACGTGCGCAGCCACGAGCGCACCGAGGTCCACGCCGACGCCCTGTTCGTGATGATCGGCTCGGTCCCGCACACCGACTTCCTGGGCGCCGACGTGGCCCGGGACCGGTGGGGCTTCGTGCTCACCGGCCCCGACGCCGCCGTGGACGGCCACGTCCCGCTGCTGTTCGAGTCGAGCCTGCCGGGCGTCTTCGCGGCCGGCGACGTGCTGCACGGCTCGGTCAAGCGGGTGGCCTCGGCCGTCGGGGCCGGGGCGACCGTGGTCAGCATGGTGCACCAGTACCTGCAGGCGCTCGACCAGCCGTCCTGA